Proteins co-encoded in one Thermochromatium tepidum ATCC 43061 genomic window:
- a CDS encoding D-alanyl-D-alanine carboxypeptidase/D-alanyl-D-alanine-endopeptidase, which yields MTAHRPHWLVLIAVLWLGLAHAALAEDPVVQVRALPQASLLVKERGRDRIAYQAEVARIPASTLKLLTAYAALESWGRDHRFHTDLFQDASGWLWVKGYADPYLVSEELDRLVTAIKRQGVHRVAGIGLDDSLFDPDLEIAGRSTSSNPYDAPVTALAANFNTLNLIREGEHIHSAEPQTPLTATGERLGRLGPQGQQRINLRERALALRYFGELLAAKLRTAGIEVGDRQQLATTPGTAKRLLRYQNSRTLAEMVAPMLKYSNNFIANALFLRLAAPDGQGQIRPGQAQRALTDFARRRFGWTGFTIDDGAGLSRANRLSARQLVELLEAFAPYRDLMPQQDDDPNVRAKTGTLSGISSYAGYVRRGGVWEPFALLIEQPVAYDLRRQVASQLAR from the coding sequence ATGACTGCCCATCGCCCTCACTGGCTCGTACTCATCGCCGTGCTCTGGCTCGGTCTTGCACACGCGGCCCTGGCCGAGGACCCGGTCGTCCAGGTGCGCGCGCTCCCGCAGGCCAGTCTGCTGGTCAAGGAGCGCGGACGTGACCGGATCGCCTATCAGGCCGAGGTCGCGCGTATCCCGGCCTCGACCCTGAAGCTCCTGACCGCCTATGCGGCGCTCGAGAGCTGGGGACGCGATCATCGCTTCCACACCGACCTCTTCCAGGACGCCTCCGGCTGGCTCTGGGTCAAGGGGTACGCCGATCCCTATCTGGTCTCCGAAGAACTCGATCGCCTGGTCACGGCGATCAAACGGCAGGGTGTGCACCGGGTCGCTGGAATCGGTCTCGACGACAGTCTTTTCGATCCGGACCTCGAGATCGCTGGGCGCTCGACCTCGAGCAACCCCTATGACGCCCCGGTCACGGCCCTGGCGGCGAACTTCAACACCCTCAATCTGATCCGCGAGGGCGAACACATCCACAGCGCCGAGCCGCAGACGCCCCTGACCGCCACCGGCGAACGTCTCGGTCGCCTCGGACCCCAGGGTCAGCAGCGCATCAATCTGCGCGAACGCGCGCTCGCCCTGCGCTATTTCGGCGAACTGCTGGCCGCCAAGCTTAGGACCGCCGGCATCGAGGTCGGGGACAGACAGCAACTTGCCACTACACCGGGGACTGCCAAACGCCTCTTGCGCTACCAAAACAGCCGTACCCTGGCCGAGATGGTTGCGCCCATGCTCAAGTACTCCAATAACTTCATCGCCAACGCACTCTTCCTGCGTCTGGCCGCACCGGATGGACAGGGCCAGATCCGTCCGGGACAGGCGCAGCGCGCCCTGACCGACTTTGCCCGGCGGCGGTTCGGCTGGACCGGATTTACCATCGACGACGGCGCCGGTCTATCGCGCGCCAATCGCTTGAGCGCGCGCCAGCTCGTCGAGCTGCTCGAGGCCTTCGCGCCCTATCGCGACCTGATGCCCCAGCAGGACGACGACCCCAATGTCCGCGCCAAGACCGGCACCCTGAGCGGCATCAGCAGCTATGCCGGTTATGTCCGGCGCGGTGGCGTTTGGGAGCCATTTGCCCTACTCATCGAACAACCCGTGGCTTATGACCTCAGACGCCAGGTCGCCAGCCAGCTGGCGCGCTGA
- the tnpA gene encoding IS200/IS605 family transposase: MHRMVDIVTNRNCVYQTAYHVIWCPKYRRDVLTGLVAEEMGAMLDAICAERGWPVISKEIQPDHVHLFVSIPPALAVADAVKILKGTTARKLFQRFPWLKNRLLDGHLWSPSYYVGTAGNVSAETIRRYIERSEHVTKRR; this comes from the coding sequence ATGCACCGCATGGTTGACATAGTAACCAACAGGAACTGCGTCTATCAAACGGCATACCATGTGATCTGGTGTCCGAAGTATCGGCGAGATGTACTGACGGGACTGGTGGCAGAGGAAATGGGGGCGATGCTGGATGCGATTTGCGCGGAGCGCGGCTGGCCGGTGATCTCCAAAGAGATTCAGCCCGATCACGTCCACCTGTTTGTCAGCATCCCGCCAGCCCTTGCTGTGGCTGATGCCGTAAAAATCCTGAAAGGGACAACGGCGCGCAAGCTGTTTCAGCGGTTTCCGTGGCTCAAGAACCGCCTTTTGGACGGGCATCTGTGGTCGCCCTCCTACTATGTCGGCACGGCAGGTAACGTCAGCGCCGAGACGATCCGGCGCTACATCGAACGATCCGAACACGTCACCAAGCGGCGATAA
- a CDS encoding ComF family protein, which yields MWRLGLGIGHSLLDSLFPPTCLLCGAPGDRGRDLCAGCALDLPYNRPACARCGSPLLAELPDGTVCGDCARRPPPFAVCLAAFRYEGALPFLITGAKFHGRLNAARLLGQCLAKHIRESAGDWPEALVPVPLYPRRQRTRGYNQALEIARVTGRVLSIPIEPDLVARVRDTSPQTTLTARARRRNIRGAFKTKGDLRGRHLAIVDDVMTTGGTLSELSRVLIDAGAARVDAWVVARTP from the coding sequence GTGTGGAGACTCGGTCTTGGGATCGGCCACAGTCTGCTCGACAGCCTGTTCCCGCCGACCTGCTTGCTCTGCGGTGCGCCCGGCGATCGAGGGCGCGACCTTTGTGCCGGCTGTGCGCTGGATCTGCCCTACAACCGCCCTGCCTGCGCCAGATGTGGCTCCCCCCTCCTGGCTGAGCTTCCGGATGGGACGGTCTGCGGCGATTGCGCGCGCCGTCCGCCGCCGTTTGCAGTCTGTCTGGCCGCCTTTCGCTACGAAGGTGCATTGCCTTTCCTGATCACGGGCGCCAAGTTCCATGGTCGGCTCAATGCCGCGCGGCTTTTGGGTCAGTGTCTGGCCAAGCATATACGCGAATCGGCGGGCGACTGGCCCGAGGCGCTGGTCCCAGTGCCGCTCTATCCGCGCCGCCAGCGCACGCGCGGCTACAACCAGGCGCTAGAGATCGCGCGCGTTACAGGCCGCGTTCTGTCCATTCCGATCGAGCCAGATCTCGTCGCCCGCGTCCGCGATACCTCGCCCCAGACCACACTGACAGCGCGCGCCCGACGGCGCAACATCCGGGGCGCCTTCAAAACCAAAGGGGATCTCAGGGGACGGCATCTGGCCATCGTCGATGACGTGATGACGACCGGCGGCACCCTGTCCGAACTGAGTCGGGTGTTGATCGACGCCGGTGCCGCACGGGTCGATGCCTGGGTCGTGGCGCGGACGCCCTGA
- the bioH gene encoding pimeloyl-ACP methyl ester esterase BioH codes for MSQQSVLKPPPTPKTTADLVLLHGWGMNSAVWNGVPEPTWNGLTQHRLDLPGHGDSPFPTGRDSLWGWAEACLDSAPECAVWVGWSLGGLIALAAALLAPKRVAGLILLTATPRFTQANDWTPAMPEATLVRFHDGLLADPSGTLNRFLTLQMRGSDRVHATLRALKQELAARPEPKPAALALGLDLLREEDLRPQLPDIRCPTLWLFGQNDTLVPARVAERIERLMSAAQTETIAGAAHAPHLSHPQETGQTIRTFLNAL; via the coding sequence ATGTCACAACAATCCGTTCTCAAGCCCCCTCCAACCCCCAAAACCACCGCCGACCTGGTCCTGCTCCACGGCTGGGGCATGAACTCAGCCGTTTGGAACGGCGTCCCCGAGCCGACCTGGAACGGCCTGACCCAACACCGCCTCGACCTGCCCGGACATGGTGACAGCCCCTTCCCCACCGGACGCGACTCACTCTGGGGCTGGGCCGAGGCCTGCCTGGACTCAGCCCCCGAGTGCGCCGTCTGGGTCGGCTGGTCGCTGGGCGGACTCATCGCCCTGGCCGCCGCCTTGCTTGCACCCAAGCGCGTCGCCGGACTGATCCTCCTGACCGCCACCCCACGCTTCACCCAGGCGAACGACTGGACGCCTGCCATGCCCGAGGCGACCCTGGTACGGTTCCACGATGGCCTGCTCGCCGACCCGAGCGGCACCCTGAACCGCTTCCTGACCCTACAAATGCGCGGCAGCGACCGCGTGCACGCGACCCTGCGCGCCCTCAAGCAGGAACTGGCCGCACGCCCTGAACCCAAGCCCGCTGCACTCGCCCTGGGCCTAGATCTGCTGCGCGAGGAAGACCTGCGCCCCCAGCTCCCCGACATCCGCTGCCCGACGCTCTGGCTGTTTGGCCAGAACGACACCCTGGTCCCGGCACGGGTCGCCGAGCGCATCGAGCGGCTGATGTCGGCGGCACAGACCGAGACCATCGCCGGCGCCGCCCATGCGCCTCACCTCTCGCACCCCCAGGAAACGGGTCAAACCATCCGCACCTTTCTAAACGCCCTTTGA
- the bioC gene encoding malonyl-ACP O-methyltransferase BioC, with translation MHPIDKTRARLSFERAAADYDRVAVLQREIADRLLGRLDYIRLAPQRILDLGTGTGYAIDPLTRRYPRARVLALDFAQGMLLQARRRGRWWRRPLCVCADAESLPLADGVVDLIISNAMFQWCNDLERTFGECRRVLRPGGLLLFTTFGPDTLKELRAAWGQVDRHSHVSPFLDMHDIGDALVRARFADPVMDADRLTLTYDNVQGLMRDLKALGARNATAARPRGLTGRARLAALAAAYECFRREGRLPASYEVLYGHAWAPEASASRQVSGEVAIPVSAIGGRRRAVAP, from the coding sequence ATGCACCCAATCGACAAGACCCGCGCCCGGCTCAGCTTCGAACGCGCCGCCGCCGACTACGACCGCGTCGCCGTGCTCCAACGCGAGATCGCCGACCGGTTGCTCGGACGGCTCGACTATATTCGACTCGCGCCCCAACGGATTCTCGACCTCGGCACCGGCACTGGCTATGCCATCGACCCACTCACCCGCCGCTATCCCAGGGCGCGCGTGCTGGCGCTGGACTTCGCCCAGGGGATGCTGCTCCAGGCACGCCGGCGCGGACGCTGGTGGCGTCGCCCGCTGTGCGTCTGCGCCGATGCCGAGTCGCTGCCGTTGGCCGATGGTGTGGTAGATCTGATCATCTCCAATGCCATGTTCCAGTGGTGCAACGACCTAGAGCGCACCTTCGGCGAATGCCGGCGGGTGCTGCGTCCAGGCGGACTGCTGCTCTTTACCACCTTTGGACCGGATACCCTCAAGGAGCTGCGCGCGGCCTGGGGCCAGGTCGACCGACATAGCCATGTTAGCCCCTTCCTGGACATGCACGACATCGGCGATGCCCTGGTGCGCGCCCGCTTCGCCGATCCGGTGATGGACGCCGATCGCCTGACCCTGACCTATGACAACGTCCAGGGTCTGATGCGGGATCTCAAGGCGCTCGGCGCGCGCAACGCCACGGCGGCGCGTCCGCGTGGATTGACCGGACGCGCACGCCTGGCCGCGCTCGCCGCCGCCTATGAGTGCTTCAGACGCGAGGGACGCCTGCCGGCCAGCTATGAGGTGCTCTATGGACATGCCTGGGCCCCTGAAGCCTCGGCTTCCAGACAGGTCAGCGGTGAGGTCGCCATCCCGGTCTCAGCGATCGGCGGACGCCGCCGGGCGGTCGCACCATGA
- the bioB gene encoding biotin synthase BioB: MSQPQTTALKPQPIPRHDWSLDEIEAILDQPFNDLLFAAQSVHRASFDPNTIQVSTLLSIKTGACPEDCGYCGQSAHHATAVVPERLLSLDTVLEAARTAKAQGATRFCMGAAWRNPTDRQLDQVIAMIEGVHALGLETCVTLGMLTADQARRLKDAGLDYYNHNLDTSPEFYGQVISTRTYQDRLDTLEHIRAVGLKTCSGGILGMGESRRDRASMLRQLANLPAHPESVPINLLVQVEGTPLFGSDALDPFEFVRVVATARILMPRSHVRLSAGRHTMSDELQALCFLAGANSIFYGERLLTTPNAESERDRRLFKRLGLSLEPVEAERTEPGACHKTSEHRIQL; this comes from the coding sequence ATGTCACAGCCCCAGACCACCGCCTTAAAGCCCCAGCCCATACCCCGTCACGACTGGTCGCTCGACGAGATCGAGGCGATCCTCGATCAGCCGTTCAATGACCTGCTGTTTGCAGCCCAGAGCGTCCATCGCGCCTCCTTCGACCCCAATACCATCCAGGTCAGCACCCTGCTGAGCATCAAGACCGGCGCCTGTCCCGAGGATTGCGGGTATTGCGGTCAGAGCGCCCACCATGCCACCGCGGTCGTGCCCGAGCGTCTCTTGTCGCTCGACACCGTACTGGAAGCCGCACGCACCGCCAAGGCGCAGGGCGCGACCCGTTTCTGCATGGGTGCGGCCTGGCGCAATCCGACCGACAGGCAGCTCGATCAGGTGATCGCGATGATCGAGGGTGTCCACGCCCTTGGGCTGGAGACCTGCGTCACCCTCGGGATGCTGACCGCCGACCAGGCCCGCCGGCTCAAGGACGCTGGACTCGACTATTACAACCACAACCTCGACACCTCGCCTGAGTTCTATGGCCAGGTCATCAGCACCCGCACCTATCAGGACCGACTCGATACCCTGGAGCACATCCGCGCGGTCGGACTCAAGACCTGTAGCGGCGGCATCCTCGGCATGGGCGAGTCGCGCCGTGATCGCGCCTCCATGCTGCGCCAGCTCGCCAACCTGCCGGCGCATCCCGAGTCCGTCCCCATCAACCTGCTGGTCCAGGTCGAGGGCACGCCGCTGTTCGGTAGCGACGCACTCGATCCCTTCGAGTTCGTGCGCGTGGTGGCGACGGCGCGGATCCTCATGCCGCGCTCGCATGTGCGCCTCTCGGCCGGACGCCACACGATGAGCGATGAACTCCAGGCACTCTGTTTCCTGGCCGGGGCCAACTCGATCTTTTACGGCGAGCGGCTGCTGACGACCCCCAATGCCGAATCCGAGCGCGACCGACGGCTATTCAAGCGTCTGGGCCTGAGCCTCGAGCCGGTCGAGGCCGAACGCACCGAGCCGGGCGCCTGTCACAAGACCAGCGAACACAGGATCCAGCTCTGA
- the bioD gene encoding dethiobiotin synthase, whose amino-acid sequence MSGYFITGTDTGCGKTEITLGLMAALQIRGQRVLGMKPVASGCDPSPDGLRHADAERLQAQGTFAVPYALVNPYAFLPPIAPHLAAEQAAISIELERIRAAHAELSRQADWVLVEGIGGWRVPLGPECFVGDIPRTLGLPVILVVGLRLGCLNHALLTAESIQGSGLELAGWIANQVDPDLLAPEANLKTLQTLIQAPCLGAVPWMDAPDARAIAACLQVGR is encoded by the coding sequence ATGAGCGGATACTTCATCACGGGAACAGATACCGGCTGCGGCAAGACCGAGATCACCCTCGGGCTCATGGCCGCCCTGCAGATACGCGGACAGCGGGTACTGGGCATGAAACCGGTCGCAAGCGGCTGTGACCCGAGTCCCGATGGACTGCGCCATGCCGATGCCGAGCGTCTCCAGGCCCAGGGCACGTTCGCGGTCCCCTATGCCTTGGTCAATCCCTATGCCTTCCTGCCGCCGATCGCGCCACATCTGGCCGCCGAGCAGGCCGCGATCTCGATCGAACTCGAGCGCATCCGCGCGGCGCACGCCGAGCTGAGTCGGCAGGCCGACTGGGTGCTGGTCGAGGGCATCGGCGGCTGGCGCGTTCCACTGGGGCCCGAGTGCTTCGTCGGCGATATCCCGCGCACGCTTGGGCTGCCGGTGATCCTGGTGGTCGGGCTCAGGCTCGGCTGTCTCAATCATGCCCTGCTGACGGCTGAGTCGATCCAGGGAAGCGGTCTGGAACTGGCCGGCTGGATCGCCAATCAGGTGGATCCAGACCTGCTGGCCCCCGAGGCCAACCTGAAGACGCTCCAGACGCTGATCCAGGCCCCCTGTCTCGGCGCCGTCCCCTGGATGGACGCACCGGATGCGCGAGCCATCGCCGCCTGTCTCCAGGTGGGTCGCTGA
- the bioF gene encoding 8-amino-7-oxononanoate synthase has translation MEQTPSSHPSPETELRLRLEALQAQSLYRRRRLRDGPQQPRMGIDGRPMLSFCSNDYLGLANHPEVIAALCDGARRWGVGSGAAHLVNGHSRSHQALEESLAEFSGRPRALLFSTGYMANLGIISALAGRNDWVFEDRFNHASLLDGALLSRARLCRYPHADTQALQRLIASTPARLIVTDGVFSMDGDLAPLPELAAIARASGAWLMVDDAHGLGVLGPEGRGTLEHFGLGPKEVPILMGTLGKAFGTFGAFVAGPEELIETLIQSARSYLYTTATPPALAEATLASLAIARREHWRRERLAEWIERFRTGAARLGLNLMDSPTPIQPLLAGSAEQALAWSAALESEGLLVTAIRPPTVPAGTARLRITLSATHSAEDIDRLLAALARLPLAEPTPSRP, from the coding sequence ATGGAGCAAACGCCCAGCAGCCACCCATCGCCCGAGACCGAACTGCGCCTACGACTTGAGGCGCTCCAGGCCCAGTCGCTCTATCGCCGTCGCCGGCTGCGCGATGGGCCACAACAGCCTCGGATGGGCATCGATGGCCGACCCATGCTGAGCTTTTGCAGCAACGACTATCTGGGTCTGGCCAATCACCCCGAGGTGATCGCGGCCCTGTGCGACGGGGCAAGACGCTGGGGCGTAGGCAGCGGCGCGGCGCATCTGGTCAACGGTCACAGCCGCTCACATCAGGCCCTGGAAGAGTCCCTGGCCGAGTTCAGTGGACGCCCGCGGGCACTCCTGTTCTCGACCGGTTACATGGCCAATCTGGGCATCATCAGCGCCCTGGCCGGACGCAACGACTGGGTGTTCGAGGACCGGTTCAATCACGCCTCGCTGCTCGACGGCGCCTTGTTGTCACGCGCCCGACTGTGTCGCTATCCGCATGCCGATACCCAGGCCCTGCAACGCCTGATCGCCAGCACACCCGCACGGCTCATCGTCACCGATGGCGTCTTCAGCATGGACGGGGATCTCGCCCCCCTGCCCGAGCTGGCCGCGATCGCGCGCGCCTCCGGGGCCTGGCTGATGGTCGATGACGCCCATGGCCTGGGCGTATTGGGACCCGAAGGGCGCGGCACCCTGGAGCACTTCGGGCTGGGCCCTAAGGAGGTGCCGATCCTGATGGGCACGCTCGGCAAGGCGTTCGGCACCTTCGGCGCCTTCGTCGCCGGCCCCGAGGAACTGATCGAGACCCTGATCCAGTCTGCACGCAGTTATCTCTACACCACGGCCACACCGCCGGCACTGGCCGAGGCCACGCTCGCGAGCCTCGCCATCGCCCGGCGCGAGCATTGGCGCCGCGAACGGCTTGCCGAGTGGATCGAGCGCTTTCGCACCGGGGCGGCCCGCCTCGGACTGAACCTGATGGACTCGCCGACCCCCATCCAGCCGCTCCTAGCCGGCAGTGCCGAACAGGCCCTGGCCTGGAGCGCCGCGCTTGAGTCCGAGGGCCTCCTGGTCACCGCCATCCGCCCCCCGACGGTCCCCGCAGGGACGGCGCGGTTGCGGATCACGCTCTCAGCCACGCACAGCGCCGAGGACATCGACCGACTCCTTGCAGCCCTGGCCAGATTGCCGCTAGCCGAGCCAACGCCCAGCCGCCCGTGA
- a CDS encoding phosphoketolase family protein → MTHHTTAPGPLTPEQLHRIDAYWRACNYLAVGMIYLRDNPLLREPLRPEHIKQRLLGHWGASPGLSFMYVHLNRIIRERDQDAIFIAGPGHGAPGVLAPVYLEGTYSEIYPDKGEDIEGMRRFFKQFSFPGGIGSHCTPETPGSIHEGGELGYSISHAFGAAFDNPDLLVAVAVGDGEAETGPLATAWHSSKFLNPIRDGAVLPILHLNGYKINNPTLLARIPEEELASLMRGYGWTPHFVAGEDPLTLHQQMAATLDTCHDQIRAIQRAARESGEARRAHWPMIVLRTPKGWTGPSEVDGHKVEGFWRAHQVPLAGMHDNPAHLKQLEDWLRSYRPEELFDAQGRLIPELKALAPQGTKRMSANPHANGGLIRRALRMPDFRDYAIEVAKPGATLHPNTRPLGALLRDVMARNPDNFRVFGPDENTSNKLDAIYEVSKKLWLCDYRPEDADGGELAPDGRVLEMLSEHTLEGWYEGYVLTGRHGFFATYEAFVHVIDSMYNQHAKWLSICEDIPWRAPISSLNLLITSTVWRQDHNGFTHQDPGFLDVVVNKSPRVTRIYLPPDVNTLLSTVDHCLQSRNDINVIVADKQNHLQYLDMDAAIKHCIKGIGIWDWASNDQGTEPDVVMVGCGDIPTKEALAATALLREHFPDLRIRFINVVDLFKLQPAGEHPHGLSDADFDSLFTKDRPIIFNFHGYPWLIHRLAYRRTNHKNLHVRGYKEKGSINTPLELAINNEIDRFSLAIDVINRVPRLQVAGAHVKEALRDRQIECRNYAYEHGIDKPEVDDWVWPF, encoded by the coding sequence ATGACGCACCACACCACAGCCCCTGGCCCGCTCACACCCGAACAGCTCCACCGGATCGATGCCTACTGGCGCGCCTGTAACTATCTGGCCGTGGGCATGATCTATCTGCGCGACAACCCACTGCTGCGCGAGCCGCTCAGGCCCGAGCATATCAAGCAGCGACTTCTGGGTCATTGGGGCGCAAGTCCTGGGCTCTCCTTCATGTACGTCCACCTCAACCGGATCATCCGCGAGCGCGACCAGGACGCGATCTTTATCGCCGGCCCCGGTCATGGCGCACCGGGCGTGCTGGCGCCCGTCTATCTGGAAGGGACCTACTCCGAGATCTATCCCGACAAGGGCGAGGATATCGAGGGGATGCGCCGCTTCTTCAAGCAATTCTCCTTCCCTGGCGGCATCGGCTCGCACTGCACGCCCGAGACGCCCGGCTCGATCCACGAGGGCGGCGAGCTGGGCTATTCGATCTCGCATGCCTTCGGCGCGGCCTTCGACAATCCGGACCTCTTGGTCGCGGTGGCCGTGGGTGACGGTGAGGCCGAGACTGGGCCCTTGGCCACGGCCTGGCATTCGAGCAAGTTTCTGAATCCGATCCGCGACGGTGCGGTGTTGCCGATCCTCCATCTCAATGGTTACAAGATCAACAACCCAACCCTGCTCGCGCGCATCCCCGAGGAGGAGTTGGCGAGCCTGATGCGCGGTTATGGCTGGACGCCGCACTTCGTCGCGGGCGAGGACCCGCTGACCCTGCATCAGCAGATGGCGGCGACCCTGGACACCTGTCATGACCAGATCCGCGCCATCCAGCGCGCCGCGCGCGAAAGCGGCGAGGCCAGGCGCGCCCACTGGCCGATGATCGTGCTGCGCACACCCAAGGGCTGGACCGGGCCATCCGAGGTCGATGGTCACAAGGTCGAGGGTTTTTGGCGCGCGCATCAGGTACCGCTCGCCGGGATGCACGACAATCCGGCCCATCTCAAGCAACTCGAAGACTGGCTGAGGAGCTATAGACCGGAGGAGCTGTTCGACGCCCAGGGGCGGCTGATCCCCGAGCTCAAGGCACTCGCGCCCCAAGGGACCAAGCGCATGAGCGCCAATCCGCACGCCAACGGCGGGCTGATCCGCCGCGCGCTGCGGATGCCGGACTTTCGCGACTATGCCATCGAGGTCGCGAAGCCTGGCGCCACACTCCATCCGAACACCAGGCCCCTGGGTGCCTTGCTGCGCGATGTGATGGCGCGCAATCCCGACAATTTTCGCGTCTTTGGTCCGGACGAGAACACCTCCAACAAGCTCGATGCGATCTATGAGGTCTCAAAGAAGCTCTGGCTGTGCGACTACAGACCCGAGGATGCCGACGGCGGCGAGCTCGCGCCCGACGGGCGCGTGCTCGAGATGCTCTCCGAGCATACCCTGGAGGGCTGGTACGAGGGCTATGTGCTGACCGGGCGTCATGGCTTCTTTGCCACCTATGAGGCCTTCGTCCATGTCATCGACAGCATGTACAACCAGCATGCCAAGTGGCTGTCGATCTGCGAGGACATCCCCTGGCGGGCACCCATCTCCTCGCTCAATCTGCTCATCACCTCGACCGTGTGGCGTCAGGATCACAACGGCTTCACCCATCAGGACCCGGGCTTTCTCGATGTGGTCGTCAACAAGAGCCCCAGGGTCACGCGCATCTATCTGCCGCCGGACGTCAATACCCTACTCTCGACCGTGGACCACTGTCTCCAGAGCCGCAACGACATCAACGTCATCGTCGCCGACAAGCAGAACCATCTCCAGTATCTGGACATGGACGCGGCCATCAAGCACTGCATTAAGGGCATCGGGATCTGGGACTGGGCGAGCAATGATCAGGGCACGGAGCCGGACGTGGTGATGGTCGGCTGCGGCGACATCCCGACCAAGGAGGCGCTGGCGGCCACGGCGCTGCTACGCGAACACTTCCCCGACCTCAGGATCCGCTTCATCAATGTCGTAGATCTGTTCAAGCTCCAGCCGGCCGGTGAGCATCCGCATGGACTCTCGGACGCTGACTTCGACAGCCTCTTTACCAAGGACCGTCCGATCATCTTCAACTTCCACGGCTATCCCTGGCTGATTCATCGCCTTGCCTACCGTCGCACCAATCACAAGAACCTGCATGTGCGCGGCTACAAGGAGAAGGGCAGCATCAACACGCCGCTCGAGCTGGCGATCAACAACGAGATCGACCGCTTTAGCCTGGCGATCGATGTCATCAACCGCGTACCGCGGCTCCAAGTTGCCGGGGCGCATGTGAAGGAGGCGCTGCGCGATCGGCAGATCGAGTGTCGCAACTATGCCTATGAGCACGGGATCGATAAGCCCGAGGTGGATGACTGGGTATGGCCGTTTTGA